A region from the Musa acuminata AAA Group cultivar baxijiao chromosome BXJ1-10, Cavendish_Baxijiao_AAA, whole genome shotgun sequence genome encodes:
- the LOC104000100 gene encoding uncharacterized protein LOC104000100: MEGRGLRRSLTLPEQQAVVLSCNLGDLLKVQDEDEVRPSSAVAACAKRGASSASGGGGGGRTLLDIMREEPGPNAVVVGRSSGNGIKWKSFKDRLHLRLRRAGAAWAVSCTQFNPMSYPELFVSVHTNPGFSRPVSRSTSIRNSELPVPASISGTENNPAATDAAAVDAPSPPEEHPSGAAGNGESSDHGSTTTAAEEEPVRVSLMALLEQTDRQWSSAGEGSPPAAALAALSEEEPAAAEDVGGGILHVCCVCMVRHKGAAFIPCGHTFCRMCSRELWVNRGSCPLCNGNILEILDIF, encoded by the coding sequence ATGGAAGGAAGGGGGCTCCGGCGGAGCCTAACGCTCCCCGAGCAGCAGGCTGTGGTGCTCTCCTGTAATCTTGGGGACCTCCTCAAGGTCCAAGACGAGGACGAGGTGCGCCCCTCCTCCGCCGTCGCCGCGTGCGCGAAGAGGGGAGCCTCCTCCGCCTCCGGGGGTGGCGGTGGCGGGAGAACACTGCTCGACATCATGCGTGAGGAACCGGGGCCAAATGCGGTCGTCGTAGGCCGTAGTTCCGGCAACGGTATCAAGTGGAAGTCGTTCAAGGATCGCCTTCACCTCCGCCTCCGCCGCGCTGGCGCCGCCTGGGCGGTGTCGTGCACCCAGTTCAACCCCATGTCCTATCCCGAGCTCTTCGTTTCCGTCCACACCAACCCCGGATTCTCCCGACCGGTCTCCCGCTCAACTTCCATCCGCAACTCCGAACTCCCCGTTCCGGCATCTATCTCGGGCACCGAGAACAATCCTGCAGCCACGGACGCCGCCGCCGTGGATGCACCATCACCGCCAGAGGAGCATCCATCGGGCGCCGCGGGCAATGGAGAAAGCTCCGATCATGGGTCCACCActacggcggcggaggaggagccaGTGAGAGTCTCGCTGATGGCGCTGCTGGAGCAGACAGACAGACAGTGGAGCAGCGCAGGGGAGGGGTCCCCACCGGCAGCGGCACTGGCGGCGCTGTCGGAGGAGGAACCGGCGGCCGCGGAGGACGTCGGCGGAGGCATATTGCACGTGTGCTGCGTGTGCATGGTGCGGCACAAGGGGGCGGCGTTCATCCCCTGCGGCCACACCTTCTGCCGGATGTGCTCCCGGGAGCTCTGGGTGAACCGCGGCAGCTGCCCGCTCTGCAACGGCAACATCCTCGAGATCCTCGACATCTTCTAG